Sequence from the Planctomycetota bacterium genome:
GGTTTGGCCCGCACGCTGACCATGGGCGTCGTGTCCAACACCGAGCGGACCTTCTACCCGACCGAGCAGGACATCGACGGCTACGAGACCGGCAACTTCTCCAACTGGATTCAGATGGATACGCCGATCGCTCCGGGCAACTCCGGCGGGCCGCTCGTCGATCTCAGCAGCAAAGTCGTCGGCATCAACACGCGCGGCTTTCCCGGGCAAAATCTCAACTTCGCTATCCCGATGGAGACCGCCCGCCGGGTCAAGGACGCGATCCTCAACACCGTCGAGTTCGAGGATGATGGCACGATCAAGACGCGCGGCAAGGTGATCCGTGCCGACCTCGGCATGACGCTAAAGCCGTTGCAGGATCTCGAGGATTTCTACGACATCGACGTCAACGAGGGCGTGCTCATCAGCAGCGTCGACAACGGCAGTCCGGCGAAAGAGGCCGGCGTGCGGGTGTCGGATATCTTGCTCGAGCTCAATGGCCAGCCGACCAACGTACGCTTCCCCGAACAGCTCGCCGCCGCTCGCCGCATGGTCGCGCAACTGCCGATCGGCGAGATCGTGAAGGCGAAGCTGTTGCGCGACGGAGAGGAGTTGGAATTGGAGATGCCGGTCGTTCGGCTCGAGAGCCGGATCGGTGAGGAGCGCGAGCTTAAACAGTGGGGCGCGAGCGTCCGTGACGTCACGCGGGTCTACGCCAACCAGCGCCGGCTCAACGACGACAGCGGCGTGGTGATCACCTCCACCCGCAGCGGGTTCGCGGCGGACAAAGCCGAGATGCAAAACGGCGACGTCATCCGCAGCATCAATGGCCAACCCGCGACCGACCTCGAAACGTTCATGGCGCTCTACGACAAGAGCGTCGAGGAGAAACAGGAGCAGGTGCTTCTACAGATCCAACGTGGCCGCGGACTCTCGCGGGCGCTGCTCAGGATCGAGTACGACGATGACGCGGAGGAAGAAGTCGACGCCCTCAAGGAAGCGGTCGAAGCCGAAGCGGAGAACCCACTGGACGCGGAATGATTGACCTCGGATCACCCAAGCAACAGCAACATCACATCCCAAGATTTACCATGAAGAACCCCACTATCGCGTCGGCCGCAGCGCTTGTTTGCCTGGCCACGTTCGGTTGCGCGCCGGAGAATCAGGTCAACGTCAACGTGACCAAGGAAGCCGAAGTCG
This genomic interval carries:
- a CDS encoding trypsin-like peptidase domain-containing protein: MTKLAITMLLASGTLAFGQTTKPSTKPSTQPADFEEAAEEAREGVADAAVTGGGGVFVEATPQRVVDVTQKVFPAVVRLDVAQEVYRQGKRTFQRGTGSGVIFSPEGYILTNYHVAGRAAEIKITLANKERVNARLIGDDHWTDLAVVQLDMDEIREKGIEFPYAELGESGSLIYGQDVIAIGTPFGLARTLTMGVVSNTERTFYPTEQDIDGYETGNFSNWIQMDTPIAPGNSGGPLVDLSSKVVGINTRGFPGQNLNFAIPMETARRVKDAILNTVEFEDDGTIKTRGKVIRADLGMTLKPLQDLEDFYDIDVNEGVLISSVDNGSPAKEAGVRVSDILLELNGQPTNVRFPEQLAAARRMVAQLPIGEIVKAKLLRDGEELELEMPVVRLESRIGEERELKQWGASVRDVTRVYANQRRLNDDSGVVITSTRSGFAADKAEMQNGDVIRSINGQPATDLETFMALYDKSVEEKQEQVLLQIQRGRGLSRALLRIEYDDDAEEEVDALKEAVEAEAENPLDAE